The nucleotide sequence CTGATCTCCTCAAGACCGAGCACTTTTGCCAAGATAAGCGCGATTTCCTGATCCCACTTCGTTATCTCCTGATGATCAGCTTCTTTTATGATCGCCGTTTCTCGGATAGACGAGTGTTCAAGTGTGCTGCTACTGCCAAGTGCGCGATCGATTGCCTTCTCGATACTCTCCGCAAGCACATAATCTTTTGCCAAGCTGTGTCCAATCGTTTCTTTTGTGAGTTTTGGCTTCAATTGACCGACGATGACCTGGCAAAGGTCTGCTTCCAAAAGCTCTGTGAAGATCGCCGCTCCCTGACTTGGCGAGATGCTCTCGAAAAGGTTGTACTGATTGTCTGTATCGTACGCTTGACCCATTCCAACATCTCGCCACAGAGGCCAATTGATGGTAAGCGCTTTTCTCCCTGTTTGACGCATATAGGCTGCATAGAGATCCATGTAACTGTTCGCCGCCACGTAATCACTTTGTCCAATACCGCCTGTCAACGTATGCATGCTAGAAAACATCACAAAGAAATCGAGATTGTCTTGCCGTGTGATTCGCTCCAATATCCAGGTGCCCCTCACCTTCGCTGCCATAACTTCCCGGATGCGGCTCTCTGGTTTGCGCACGAGCAATCCTTCCCCTGCTACCCCAGCACAATGGATCACGCCATGGATGGCTCCGGACTCTTTGCGGATTTTCTCAATCACTTCACGCATCTGGCCCTCTTGGCTAATTTCCGCTGAATGAATCTGCACGATCGCGCCGTTTTTCTCCATCTCGTGGATAGAGGCGATCTGTTGGAGCCTTTTCTGATCTTCCCCCTTAGATACGATGTCTGCCCACATGTCTCGCACGGGCAATCCTTGCCGACTGATCAGGTGGATTTTCGCAGGACTCAAACGGCTGATCTGTTTGCCGATTTCCAAACCCAATCCTCCGGTCCCACCTGTAATCACATATACGCCGCCTGCATTGATCACTGGCTTCTCGCCTGTGGCTGCCAGGGTAGTTTCCTTCAATCGCTCCACGTACCGCTTGTTGTTGCGATAGGCAACTTGGTACGGGGCATCTGTGACCGCAAATTCTTCGATAATCAATTTCGGATCGGTATAAGCATCGATATCAATGAACCGGATACGTACATGAGGAAATTCTTCTCGTGCTACTTTGCCAAGGCCCAGCAAGCATCCATGCTCTGGGTGAAGGGGCATCTCGTCTCCCGTTACTCGGTTGCCCTGATCGCACACGAGGATGATTTCTAACTCTTCACCAGCAGAATGAGCAAAGAGACTGTCTAGCAAGTAATACAGACTGGAAAAGCCTCTTTCCTCCGCCTTGCTGAGTCCGTCAACATCCTGAATCTCCGTTTCCGTCATGCTCATCAAATGGATAATTTTCTTAATCTTTTTCGCCTGCCATTGCGGCCACAAGCAATGATAGTCTTCACGATCCTTGGCTTGGCTGTAAGCGATCTCGCTTAGTTCTCCATAAATGTCGCGTAGATGCTCCTGAAGTCGCTCGGCAATCTCTCCCTCCCCTTTGAACACAGCCACGGCCTCTTCAAGCACAGTCTGCGGCTTTTCACGGGATGAAGATGGTGCCTCCTGGAGAATCCAATCCTTTTCGTAATAGCTCGCCCTCGTTATCTGGCCATTTACCTGCTTGATGGTATATCCAACTATTTCAGCGAGTACCTCTCCATCGGCATTCAAAATATCGATGTCAAAAGTTGCTGTTTGGTTTCCTTCTCCCTGCGCGCGCCTTTTTACATAACTGTAAATAGCAGAAGGAATAGGGGCGTGAACCCGGATCTCCTGATAGTAAAAAGGCAGATACAAAAGGTCATCCATGCTGCGTATCGCGATATTGACTGCATTGTCCATCATAGCTGGATGATAGAGGTAGTGTGCCGTTTCTTCACGATAGGAATCTGCGAGTTGGATCGCAACCAAACATTCCGTGGCTCCTATTCGAAGCCCTTTGATATTGTTCCAGTGTGGTCCTGTCGTAATAAAGCCTCCGCTCCGCTGCAGGTCAGTTGTGCTGGAAGCTAACGTACTTTGCAAGGCCAGCAGGTCTACGCGTTTTTGCTCCTGCATGGAACGACACAGTTTACCCTCCGCATGCTTGCGCCAGGAGCCATCTGCTTGATCCTTACTGGCGATATAGAAGTGATTTTCGTAGCCCTCTTTTTTTACCGTGATTTGCAGTTCATGGGTCTCCTCTTCCTGAAGCGAAAAGGGCTGCAAAAAGGCGAGGTCCTTGATGACAGTGAGACCGCCTTGTTGTCTGCCAACTTCGAGCAGCATCTCGATATACGCTGTGCCGGGCAAGACATACTCGCTACCCACCATGTGCTCGTGGAAGACCCAGTCTGTTGTAACGGAAAAGGCTGTCGTATACACCGTCTGCTCGATAGTGTCGCAAGTATATCCGCGAAGCAGTGGGTGTCCTAACGCTTGTGGAGCGGTCTGCCGATATCCTTGATTGCTGCTTTCTACCCAGCAACGAGTTTTATGAAACGGATAGACGGGGAGGCTTAGGCGATTGCACATGGACGGGTCGTATAATTGCTTCCATTCAATAGCCGCTCCCAAAACATATAGCTCCCCCAAAGAGTGATAGAAGGACATTTCTTTTCCTCGGGTAGCCTTAGAAGTGAGCAAGTCTCTAGCTTGCAAGGACAACTCCTGCTTTTCTCGCTCTGTCCATTTCTTCTTCAGGTTGTGCGGATGATCGGCTGATGATCCTCTGCTGACAACCACTTCGTGAATCTGGTACAATACCTGCTCACTAGAGGCAAGACCATGTCTCTTCAGATATTCCAGCTTGCTGAGCAGATCGTCGTAACCTGAGAAGATGATCATCAATCGATGGTTGTAATGGCCGCGTCCCGTGCTCGCTGTGTAGCACAGGTCCTGCAAATCAATTTGCTTGTTCCTGTATAAATAAGCGACATAGTCTGCCACCAGCTTGGATAGTACCTGCTCATCTTTTCCAGATAGCGGAAGCAAATAGAGAGAGGGCTCGTCCTTTTTCGTGTATAGCTGAACTTCTGGAGCCTCCCCTACTACCATGTGGCAATTGGTTCCGCTAAAGCCAAACGAACTGATACCCGCGATTCGCGGTCCTCCCGAAGTTGTCCAATCCCGGAGACGATCATTCACATAGACGGGCGAAGCAAAGAAATCAATAAAAGGATTCGCCTCCAGAAAGTTGATGCTCGCCGGAATTTTGCGGTGGCGCATAGCCAGCAACACTTTTAGCAAGGATGCTAGCCCTGATGCTCCGACAGTATGTCCGATGTTCGTCTTAACCGTTCCAATGGCACAAAACTGCTTTTTCTTTGTATAGCGGGAAAAAGCTTTGACAAGACCATCAATCTCGATCGAATCTCCCAATTGGGTTCCAGTTCCATGCGCTTCGATGTAGGAAATCGCTTCGCCATCGATGCCCGCCTCCTGCCATGCTCGACAAATGACTTCTTCCTGCGCACGAGCATTCGGTGCCGTGATCCCGTCTGATGTTCCATCGTTGTTTACTGCGCTTCCTTTAATCACGCCGTAGATATGGTCTCGATCCCGAATTGCATGCTGAAGAGGCTTGAGGATGACGGCACCCACCCCTTCTCCCCAAACTGTTCCATTCGCCTGTTTGTCAAATGTGCGGATCAGATAATCTTCCGACTCGACTAGACCAAGCATCGGATTTTTGATTGGGCTGTAATTAATGTGAATCCCACCTGCGATCGCCATGTCGCAAACGCCCGATACAATGGCTCGGCACGCTTCATGGACGGCAACCAGTCCGGAAGAGCATGAAGTATCAATGACAAGGCTCGGACCCTTTAAATTAAACCAATAGGAAATTCGACTAGACAGAATGGCTGACCACGTGCCAGATAGCAACAAAGGATCTTTTTCCGCCGCATTGTCTCGATACCATTGTCCCCAGGTATGATCCGTACCGATATATACACCTGTATTCGTTCCGCTGATGTCTTTGTAATAGTATCCTGCGTCTTCCAGGGCTTGATAGGAAGTTTCCAACATCAATCTTTGCATCGGGTCCATGAATTTTGCTTCGACAGGAGAGATTTGGAAAAAAGCAGGGTCAAACTGATCAATGCGATCCAGATATCCGCCCTTAAAGAACCATTGATTTTTTTCCACTTGCCCCAATAGACGTTCATCGATACAATCCCGAACGCGTGAATCGGGAAACTCATCGATGCAATTTTGTTGATGCTTCAGTTGCTCCCAAAAGTGAGCCAGGTCCTCTCCTTTCGGAAATTTGCCTGCCATGCCGACAATGGCAATTTCTTTGTCCACCATCGGCTCTGTAAGCTTCTGACACTGCTCCAATAGCGCTGCTGCATCTGTCGGATTCATTTTTTTGGTAGCGACTAGTTCAAAAATAAGTTTTTCTACTGCCGTCATTACACACCTCCTCCCTTATTTTTGTAGGCATCAAGTGCTTCGTGCACGGATATTTCTTGACTGGCTAATCGCTGCAACAAATCCAGTGTCGTTGCTGCACTGACAGTGCTGCCATTGAGTTGCTGGTGCTTTTTCTCTATGTAATCCGCCATTT is from Brevibacillus brevis and encodes:
- a CDS encoding beta-ketoacyl synthase N-terminal-like domain-containing protein, with product MTAVEKLIFELVATKKMNPTDAAALLEQCQKLTEPMVDKEIAIVGMAGKFPKGEDLAHFWEQLKHQQNCIDEFPDSRVRDCIDERLLGQVEKNQWFFKGGYLDRIDQFDPAFFQISPVEAKFMDPMQRLMLETSYQALEDAGYYYKDISGTNTGVYIGTDHTWGQWYRDNAAEKDPLLLSGTWSAILSSRISYWFNLKGPSLVIDTSCSSGLVAVHEACRAIVSGVCDMAIAGGIHINYSPIKNPMLGLVESEDYLIRTFDKQANGTVWGEGVGAVILKPLQHAIRDRDHIYGVIKGSAVNNDGTSDGITAPNARAQEEVICRAWQEAGIDGEAISYIEAHGTGTQLGDSIEIDGLVKAFSRYTKKKQFCAIGTVKTNIGHTVGASGLASLLKVLLAMRHRKIPASINFLEANPFIDFFASPVYVNDRLRDWTTSGGPRIAGISSFGFSGTNCHMVVGEAPEVQLYTKKDEPSLYLLPLSGKDEQVLSKLVADYVAYLYRNKQIDLQDLCYTASTGRGHYNHRLMIIFSGYDDLLSKLEYLKRHGLASSEQVLYQIHEVVVSRGSSADHPHNLKKKWTEREKQELSLQARDLLTSKATRGKEMSFYHSLGELYVLGAAIEWKQLYDPSMCNRLSLPVYPFHKTRCWVESSNQGYRQTAPQALGHPLLRGYTCDTIEQTVYTTAFSVTTDWVFHEHMVGSEYVLPGTAYIEMLLEVGRQQGGLTVIKDLAFLQPFSLQEEETHELQITVKKEGYENHFYIASKDQADGSWRKHAEGKLCRSMQEQKRVDLLALQSTLASSTTDLQRSGGFITTGPHWNNIKGLRIGATECLVAIQLADSYREETAHYLYHPAMMDNAVNIAIRSMDDLLYLPFYYQEIRVHAPIPSAIYSYVKRRAQGEGNQTATFDIDILNADGEVLAEIVGYTIKQVNGQITRASYYEKDWILQEAPSSSREKPQTVLEEAVAVFKGEGEIAERLQEHLRDIYGELSEIAYSQAKDREDYHCLWPQWQAKKIKKIIHLMSMTETEIQDVDGLSKAEERGFSSLYYLLDSLFAHSAGEELEIILVCDQGNRVTGDEMPLHPEHGCLLGLGKVAREEFPHVRIRFIDIDAYTDPKLIIEEFAVTDAPYQVAYRNNKRYVERLKETTLAATGEKPVINAGGVYVITGGTGGLGLEIGKQISRLSPAKIHLISRQGLPVRDMWADIVSKGEDQKRLQQIASIHEMEKNGAIVQIHSAEISQEGQMREVIEKIRKESGAIHGVIHCAGVAGEGLLVRKPESRIREVMAAKVRGTWILERITRQDNLDFFVMFSSMHTLTGGIGQSDYVAANSYMDLYAAYMRQTGRKALTINWPLWRDVGMGQAYDTDNQYNLFESISPSQGAAIFTELLEADLCQVIVGQLKPKLTKETIGHSLAKDYVLAESIEKAIDRALGSSSTLEHSSIRETAIIKEADHQEITKWDQEIALILAKVLGLEEISIFANFEDLGGNSLLAVRLQKELDAAYPGVFMISDIFSYPTVHDMATYLERKRATPVKRNMTIEQIMNDLEQGKITADEADQFIREMSEPV